From Cellulophaga lytica DSM 7489, a single genomic window includes:
- a CDS encoding protein-disulfide reductase DsbD family protein yields the protein MNKRTFYFLLVIFTTAFSSTVKAQILDPVSWSTSVEKISDTEYDLVMKATIDASWHLYSQHLEEGGPVATEFTFVESEDYTLVDSPSEEEGHSAPEPAFDNMIVKYFENSATFKQRIKLVNKELSVVKGEVNYMVCNDSQCLPPTYKDIVFNIKAEKAPATTEAKKDEANTSKESKEKEGSEKGLFSIFFIAFLSGFAALLTPCVFPMIPMTVSFFTKQSKTKAKGIRNSIIYGISIIVIYLLLGIIVSAVFGADALNALSTNVWFNIIFFVLLLVFAASFLGAFEIMLPNSWANKVDKQADRGGLVGIFFMALALAIVSFSCTGPIVGTLLVQAASGGSQIGPIVGMFGFSLAIALPFALFAAFPGWLNSLPKSGGWLNSVKVVLGFLELALAFKFLSNADMVLQMHLLEREVFIAIWIAVFGALTLYLFGKLQLPHDSPLKHISVGRLSLGLVTLAFTIYMIPGLWGAPLNLISAFPPPQHYSESPYGVGNMQTGGGTATHTQEVPEGAHLMAPHNILAFNDYEKGLAYAKKVNKPVMIDFTGHACVNCRKMEQNVWVKENVLNVLKNDVVLISLYVDEKIKFEGEAPDSKLRPGKKLRYTGQQWSELQQIRYGTNAQPYYVLMGHDEESLNEPVAYTPDVTEYHNWLKEGVSNFKNK from the coding sequence TTGAATAAACGTACTTTTTATTTCCTACTAGTTATTTTTACTACTGCTTTTAGCAGTACAGTAAAAGCACAGATCTTAGACCCAGTAAGTTGGTCTACATCTGTAGAAAAAATTTCTGATACAGAATACGATTTAGTCATGAAAGCAACTATAGATGCTTCATGGCATTTATATTCTCAGCATTTAGAAGAAGGCGGACCAGTTGCTACTGAATTTACTTTTGTTGAAAGTGAGGACTATACATTAGTAGACTCACCATCTGAAGAAGAAGGACATTCTGCTCCAGAACCTGCTTTTGATAATATGATAGTTAAATATTTTGAAAACTCTGCTACATTTAAACAACGTATAAAACTTGTAAACAAAGAGTTATCTGTAGTTAAAGGAGAAGTAAACTATATGGTTTGTAATGACTCGCAATGCTTACCTCCTACTTACAAAGACATCGTATTTAATATAAAAGCAGAAAAAGCCCCTGCAACAACAGAAGCTAAAAAAGACGAAGCTAATACTAGCAAAGAATCTAAAGAAAAAGAAGGTTCTGAAAAAGGGTTATTCTCTATATTCTTTATTGCATTTTTATCTGGTTTTGCTGCCTTACTAACGCCTTGTGTGTTTCCTATGATACCTATGACGGTTAGTTTCTTTACAAAACAAAGTAAAACCAAAGCTAAAGGTATACGTAATTCCATTATATACGGTATTTCTATTATTGTAATATACCTATTATTAGGTATTATAGTTAGTGCTGTTTTTGGTGCCGATGCATTAAATGCACTATCTACAAATGTATGGTTTAACATTATTTTCTTTGTACTACTATTAGTATTTGCCGCGTCGTTTCTTGGAGCTTTTGAAATTATGCTACCAAATTCTTGGGCTAATAAAGTAGACAAACAAGCAGACCGTGGAGGTTTAGTGGGTATATTCTTTATGGCACTAGCATTAGCTATAGTATCTTTCTCTTGTACAGGCCCAATTGTTGGCACCTTATTAGTGCAAGCAGCTTCTGGCGGTAGTCAAATAGGACCAATTGTAGGTATGTTTGGTTTCTCTTTAGCAATTGCATTGCCATTTGCTTTGTTTGCCGCTTTCCCTGGTTGGTTAAACTCTTTACCAAAATCTGGCGGATGGTTAAACTCTGTAAAAGTTGTTTTAGGATTCTTAGAACTTGCTTTAGCATTTAAATTTTTATCTAACGCAGATATGGTTTTACAAATGCACTTACTAGAACGCGAAGTATTTATAGCAATATGGATAGCAGTTTTTGGAGCCTTAACACTATACTTATTTGGTAAATTACAACTACCACATGATTCGCCTTTAAAACATATTTCTGTAGGTAGGTTAAGTTTAGGTTTGGTAACATTAGCATTTACAATATATATGATTCCTGGTTTATGGGGAGCACCATTAAACTTAATTAGTGCTTTTCCTCCGCCACAACATTACAGTGAATCTCCTTATGGTGTTGGTAATATGCAAACTGGTGGTGGTACAGCTACACATACTCAAGAAGTACCAGAAGGTGCACATTTAATGGCACCACATAACATACTTGCTTTTAATGATTATGAAAAAGGGTTAGCTTATGCCAAAAAAGTTAATAAACCTGTAATGATAGATTTTACAGGTCATGCTTGTGTTAACTGTAGAAAAATGGAACAAAACGTTTGGGTAAAGGAAAACGTACTAAACGTATTAAAAAACGATGTTGTTTTAATTTCTTTATATGTTGATGAAAAAATTAAGTTTGAAGGAGAAGCTCCAGATTCTAAACTAAGACCGGGCAAAAAATTACGTTATACTGGGCAACAATGGAGTGAGTTACAACAAATACGTTATGGTACTAATGCACAGCCATACTATGTGCTTATGGGCCATGATGAAGAAAGCTTAAACGAACCCGTTGCTTACACACCAGATGTAACCGAGTATCACAACTGGTTAAAAGAAGGTGTATCTAACTTTAAAAATAAATAA
- a CDS encoding TlpA disulfide reductase family protein yields MKKSIYALGLAVISLASCKTESTPVDYAVVTGKIKNASSTELIIASFSNRKAIDTVTIAADGTFTDTIANPKGHYAVINDKNRTDIYLEEGFNIALNTDATDFNKSIVITGNGSTENSFFKAKKEKEATFKSGTNPYTLDEAAFKEEMTSQKKALNSLVDNTEGLTEAFKTTQKNDNNYSYLVNLSNYERYHQHYAKKPEFKVSDNFLAELDAIDITNDKDFSNSSAYKSLVTAHYSKIATKKAEKDSISFDLAMLKTVAPIESDAIRNGLLKDAIFGITITDKLDEYYNTFISASTDEEINKTVKDYYTKLKAVEKGNPSPKFVGYENHAGGKTSLEDLKGKYVYIDVWATWCGPCLAEIPALKETEEAYHNKNIEFVSISVDRPDAYNKWKQMVIDKELGGIQLIADNNFESDFIQDYVIQGIPKFILLDTEGNIVNANAPRPSDPKLKEVLNSLL; encoded by the coding sequence ATGAAAAAATCAATTTATGCGCTTGGTTTAGCTGTAATTAGCTTAGCCTCTTGTAAAACAGAATCTACTCCTGTAGACTATGCTGTAGTTACAGGAAAAATTAAAAATGCAAGCAGTACAGAACTAATTATTGCTAGTTTTAGCAATAGAAAAGCTATAGATACAGTTACTATTGCTGCAGATGGTACTTTTACAGATACTATTGCAAATCCAAAAGGGCATTATGCAGTTATTAATGATAAAAACAGAACCGATATTTACTTAGAGGAAGGTTTTAATATTGCACTTAATACAGATGCTACAGATTTTAACAAAAGTATTGTTATAACTGGCAATGGTTCTACAGAAAACAGCTTTTTTAAAGCAAAAAAAGAAAAAGAAGCTACTTTTAAAAGTGGCACCAATCCATATACTTTAGATGAGGCAGCTTTTAAGGAAGAAATGACTTCTCAAAAAAAGGCATTAAACTCTTTAGTAGATAATACAGAAGGTTTAACAGAAGCATTTAAAACAACTCAAAAGAACGATAATAATTACAGTTACCTAGTAAATTTATCTAACTATGAAAGATACCACCAACACTATGCTAAAAAACCAGAGTTTAAAGTTTCTGACAACTTTTTAGCAGAGCTAGACGCTATAGACATTACTAATGACAAAGATTTTAGCAACTCTAGTGCTTATAAATCTTTGGTAACTGCCCACTACAGTAAAATTGCAACTAAAAAGGCAGAAAAAGACAGTATTTCTTTTGACTTAGCTATGCTTAAAACTGTTGCTCCAATAGAATCTGATGCTATTAGAAATGGCTTATTAAAAGATGCTATTTTTGGTATTACTATTACAGATAAGTTAGACGAGTACTATAACACCTTTATCTCTGCATCTACAGATGAAGAGATAAACAAGACAGTTAAAGATTATTATACTAAATTAAAAGCAGTAGAAAAAGGCAATCCTTCTCCTAAGTTTGTTGGTTATGAAAATCACGCTGGTGGTAAAACTTCTTTAGAAGATTTAAAAGGTAAATATGTGTATATAGATGTTTGGGCTACTTGGTGCGGACCTTGTTTGGCAGAAATACCTGCTTTAAAAGAAACAGAAGAAGCATATCATAACAAAAATATAGAGTTTGTTAGTATCTCTGTAGATAGACCAGATGCCTATAATAAATGGAAACAAATGGTTATTGATAAAGAATTAGGCGGCATACAATTAATTGCTGATAATAATTTTGAATCTGATTTTATACAAGACTATGTTATACAAGGTATTCCTAAATTTATATTATTAGATACAGAAGGTAATATTGTAAATGCAAATGCTCCTAGACCATCTGACCCTAAGTTAAAAGAAGTTTTAAATAGCCTGTTATAA
- a CDS encoding M16 family metallopeptidase, whose product MKKITMLLCLFLCLGLSAQGLDLNQPLPVNTKFKKGVLPNGMTYYIYNTDVTKGVASYYIIQNVGSILENDNQQGLAHFLEHMAFNGTKNFEGKGILNTLQKHGAVFGRDINAYTSFDETVYNMDNIPTKDGLIDTCLLVLHDWSNYLLLTDEEIDAERGVIKEEWRTRQNGRMRILQQSLPIMFNNSKYSKRLPIGLMNIVENFDYKALRDFYHDWYRTDLQAIAIVGDINVDEIEQKIKDKFSKIPAVKNPKERFYVEIPGNKEMLYNIAMDEEVSTANISFSINHPKKIKEQTIGDLKTSLLRNIATSMVSTRLGEIQQQPDAPFLAARVRFAEKAKLNNDLSIDITPKPGKQQEAFKTVMNEVNRALKFGFTDGEIDRIKKQYANYYENAISKVDDTPHGQLINAIKADYLSKQTITPIAEEYKIVQAIFSSVTKEDFNNTLKALYSKENRTLSVTGVKGKNNLTKEEGLVIINASENNSELTAYTDKFSGKTLISDVNITVGSVVSEEENKETGATIFTLSNGVKVYYKFVDKNKNDVKLVATSYGGTSLLATEDLPSANIMGNIVQMSGLGDFSATELPKVLAGKTANTSINLSDLTESISGSSTTKDVETMLQMVYLRFEKPRFDEDAYKVLQGNITNYLARKSKDINSKMQDSVTVTLYGNNNPKVRLMDKAYMEDVTFNKMKAVYLDRFKNAADFTFFVVGDVKKDALKPLLAKYIASISANTTKENYKVDPKVWTSNAIDKDIFLKMEDEKGSVRVGYKNEMKYSLKNAILASALGDILQLRVTETVREAEGGAYSPRAGASFSKRPISEGSISVGFDCNPDKVDDLLKIVHVEIKKIANGEINQTDLDKTLTNFIKERKESKDYNSYDMSLLQNYVLEGYNMNNPKNFENIISAITTKDIQKFTKTLLKGAKTYEIAFKPKQQ is encoded by the coding sequence ATGAAGAAAATTACAATGCTACTTTGTTTATTTCTATGCTTAGGCCTTTCTGCCCAAGGGTTAGATTTAAACCAACCATTGCCAGTAAACACCAAATTTAAAAAAGGTGTTTTACCTAATGGAATGACTTATTACATTTACAACACAGACGTTACCAAAGGCGTCGCCAGTTACTACATTATACAAAATGTGGGCTCTATACTAGAAAACGATAACCAACAAGGTTTAGCTCACTTTTTAGAACATATGGCCTTTAACGGTACAAAAAACTTTGAAGGAAAAGGTATTTTAAACACATTACAAAAACACGGAGCTGTTTTTGGCAGAGATATTAATGCATACACAAGCTTTGATGAAACTGTATACAATATGGACAATATACCTACTAAAGATGGCTTAATTGATACGTGTTTATTGGTATTACATGATTGGTCTAACTACCTATTACTTACAGACGAGGAGATTGATGCAGAACGTGGTGTTATTAAAGAAGAATGGAGAACACGCCAAAATGGTAGAATGAGGATTTTACAACAATCTTTACCCATTATGTTTAACAACTCTAAATACAGCAAAAGGTTACCTATTGGCTTAATGAATATTGTAGAGAATTTTGACTACAAAGCCTTAAGAGATTTTTACCATGATTGGTACCGTACAGATTTACAAGCTATTGCTATTGTTGGTGATATTAACGTAGATGAAATTGAACAAAAAATAAAAGATAAATTTTCTAAAATTCCAGCTGTTAAAAACCCTAAAGAACGTTTTTATGTAGAAATACCTGGAAATAAAGAAATGCTTTATAACATTGCTATGGATGAAGAAGTATCTACAGCAAATATTAGTTTTAGCATTAATCATCCTAAAAAAATTAAAGAGCAAACTATTGGCGACCTTAAAACATCTCTTTTAAGAAATATAGCAACATCTATGGTATCTACTAGACTTGGTGAGATACAACAACAACCAGATGCTCCTTTTTTAGCCGCAAGAGTTAGGTTTGCAGAAAAAGCAAAACTTAATAATGATTTATCTATTGATATTACCCCAAAACCAGGTAAACAACAAGAAGCTTTTAAAACAGTAATGAATGAGGTTAACAGAGCTTTAAAATTTGGATTTACAGATGGTGAAATAGATCGTATAAAAAAACAATACGCAAACTATTATGAAAATGCAATTAGTAAGGTTGATGATACACCTCACGGACAATTAATAAATGCTATAAAGGCAGATTACTTATCTAAACAAACTATTACTCCTATTGCAGAAGAATATAAAATTGTACAAGCAATATTTTCATCTGTCACTAAAGAAGATTTTAATAATACCCTTAAAGCTCTTTACTCTAAAGAAAACAGAACATTAAGTGTTACTGGTGTTAAAGGAAAAAACAACCTTACAAAAGAAGAAGGACTTGTTATTATCAATGCATCAGAAAATAACAGTGAGTTAACTGCTTATACAGATAAATTTAGTGGCAAAACATTAATATCTGATGTAAATATTACAGTAGGCAGTGTTGTATCTGAAGAAGAAAACAAAGAAACAGGAGCTACAATTTTTACACTAAGTAATGGTGTTAAAGTGTATTACAAATTTGTAGACAAAAATAAAAACGATGTTAAACTAGTAGCTACAAGCTATGGTGGTACTTCTTTATTAGCTACAGAAGATTTACCTTCTGCTAATATTATGGGTAACATAGTACAAATGTCTGGCTTGGGAGATTTTTCTGCTACAGAGTTACCAAAAGTATTGGCTGGTAAAACTGCAAACACAAGTATTAACTTATCAGATTTAACAGAAAGTATTAGTGGCTCATCTACAACTAAAGATGTAGAAACTATGCTACAAATGGTTTATTTACGTTTTGAAAAACCAAGGTTTGATGAAGATGCTTATAAGGTATTACAAGGTAACATTACCAACTATTTGGCTCGTAAAAGCAAAGACATAAATTCTAAAATGCAAGACAGTGTTACTGTTACGTTGTACGGTAACAACAATCCTAAAGTTCGTCTTATGGATAAAGCATATATGGAAGATGTTACTTTTAATAAAATGAAAGCTGTTTACCTAGACAGGTTTAAGAATGCTGCTGATTTTACATTTTTTGTTGTTGGTGATGTTAAAAAAGATGCATTAAAACCATTGCTAGCAAAATATATTGCAAGTATTTCTGCCAATACTACTAAAGAAAATTACAAAGTAGACCCTAAAGTTTGGACAAGCAATGCTATAGACAAAGATATCTTCTTAAAAATGGAAGATGAAAAAGGATCTGTTAGAGTTGGCTACAAAAACGAGATGAAATACAGCTTAAAGAATGCTATTTTAGCAAGTGCTTTAGGAGATATTTTACAATTAAGGGTTACAGAAACTGTTAGAGAAGCAGAAGGTGGCGCTTACTCTCCAAGAGCTGGTGCAAGCTTTTCTAAAAGACCAATATCTGAAGGAAGTATTTCTGTTGGTTTTGATTGTAACCCAGATAAAGTAGACGATTTATTAAAAATTGTTCACGTAGAAATTAAAAAAATAGCTAACGGAGAAATAAATCAGACAGATTTAGACAAAACTTTAACCAACTTTATTAAAGAACGTAAAGAGTCTAAAGACTACAATAGTTATGATATGAGCTTGCTTCAAAATTATGTTTTAGAAGGATATAATATGAACAATCCTAAGAATTTTGAAAACATTATAAGCGCTATTACTACTAAAGACATTCAAAAATTTACAAAAACATTATTAAAAGGCGCAAAAACTTACGAAATTGCGTTCAAACCTAAACAACAATAA
- a CDS encoding GMC family oxidoreductase, whose amino-acid sequence MQIIESSTMYDVIIVGSGAGGGMATKVLSEAGLKVAVVEAGPFFDPKDPKQQTQFKWPYESPRRGANTVRDFGEFDMALGGWNIEGEPYTQKNGSKFAWFRSRMLGGRTNHWGRISLRFSERDFKHKDVDGLGENWPIGYDDVKPYYDKVDKLIGVFGSKEGLVNEPDGFFLPAPKPRLHELYYMDGAKKSGVPVIPARMSMVTKKVNKDRGVCVYCGQCGRSCQYYADFSSGSCLIFPAQNNGGQIDLFVNSMVREVTTNDEGKATGVLYINKEDRKEYRLKGKVVVMAASACSSARILLNSKSKQHPAGLGNSSGLIGKYLHDSTGASRGGFIPAMMDRKMYNEDGVGGMHVYSPWWLDNKKLDFPRGYHIEVWGGMGMPNYGFGFNPNSFNEYFGEKVGGYGNSLRSDVKKYYGATLGFGGRGESIAQETNYCEIDPNTVDEFGIPVLRFNYQWTDYERKQAKHMQETFEEIIHNMGGKVLGDTPTAEQDYGLNKPGEIIHEVGTTRMGDNPKTSVVNQYEQMHDVDNVFIVDAGPFVSQADKNPTWTILALAWRTSDYIVEQFKQQNI is encoded by the coding sequence ATGCAGATAATAGAATCTTCAACTATGTATGACGTTATCATAGTTGGTTCTGGTGCTGGTGGAGGTATGGCAACCAAAGTTTTGTCTGAAGCCGGACTTAAAGTTGCTGTAGTAGAAGCAGGTCCTTTTTTTGATCCTAAAGATCCCAAGCAACAAACCCAATTTAAATGGCCTTATGAGTCTCCACGAAGAGGAGCTAATACCGTAAGAGATTTTGGAGAGTTTGATATGGCTCTTGGAGGATGGAATATAGAAGGAGAACCATACACGCAAAAAAACGGATCTAAATTTGCGTGGTTTAGATCTAGAATGCTTGGAGGAAGAACCAACCACTGGGGGCGTATATCTTTACGTTTTAGCGAAAGAGATTTTAAGCATAAAGATGTAGATGGTTTAGGAGAAAACTGGCCTATTGGTTATGATGATGTTAAACCGTATTACGATAAAGTAGATAAACTAATTGGTGTTTTTGGTTCTAAAGAAGGTTTGGTTAATGAGCCAGACGGATTTTTCTTGCCAGCACCAAAACCAAGATTGCACGAGTTGTATTATATGGACGGAGCTAAAAAATCTGGTGTTCCTGTTATACCTGCTCGTATGTCTATGGTTACAAAAAAAGTAAATAAAGACCGTGGAGTATGTGTCTATTGTGGGCAGTGCGGCAGATCTTGTCAATATTATGCAGATTTCTCATCTGGTAGTTGTTTAATTTTTCCGGCACAAAATAATGGAGGCCAAATAGATTTGTTTGTAAACTCTATGGTTAGGGAGGTTACTACCAATGATGAGGGTAAAGCAACTGGTGTATTATACATTAATAAGGAAGACCGTAAAGAGTACAGACTAAAGGGTAAGGTGGTTGTTATGGCAGCATCTGCTTGTAGTTCTGCACGTATACTATTAAACTCTAAAAGCAAGCAACATCCAGCAGGTTTGGGTAATAGTAGTGGTTTAATTGGTAAGTATTTACATGATTCTACCGGGGCAAGTAGAGGTGGATTTATACCTGCTATGATGGACCGAAAAATGTATAACGAAGACGGGGTAGGTGGTATGCACGTATATTCGCCTTGGTGGCTAGATAATAAAAAATTAGATTTCCCTAGAGGTTATCATATAGAAGTATGGGGCGGAATGGGAATGCCAAACTACGGTTTTGGTTTTAACCCAAATAGCTTTAATGAGTATTTTGGAGAAAAAGTAGGTGGCTATGGTAATAGTTTGCGTTCTGATGTTAAAAAATATTACGGAGCTACATTAGGCTTTGGTGGAAGAGGAGAATCTATAGCGCAAGAAACTAATTATTGCGAAATAGACCCAAACACGGTAGATGAATTTGGTATTCCTGTATTGCGTTTTAATTACCAGTGGACAGATTATGAGCGTAAACAAGCAAAGCATATGCAAGAAACGTTTGAAGAAATAATTCATAATATGGGTGGTAAAGTGTTAGGAGATACGCCTACTGCAGAACAAGATTATGGACTTAATAAACCAGGGGAAATTATACATGAGGTTGGTACTACACGTATGGGAGATAACCCAAAAACTTCTGTAGTTAACCAATATGAGCAAATGCATGATGTAGACAACGTTTTTATTGTAGATGCTGGTCCGTTTGTTTCTCAGGCAGATAAAAATCCAACCTGGACAATTTTAGCATTGGCTTGGAGAACATCAGATTATATTGTAGAACAGTTTAAACAGCAAAATATCTAA
- a CDS encoding gluconate 2-dehydrogenase subunit 3 family protein, with protein MDRRKSIKSIILGGVAGGLALNGCKPGVDSDTTSTEEAVVDEKYFGRTPEEKEQIAKLNAEQFFNEHQMETLGVLCALILPANEKYGSATDVGVPDFIEFMAKDIPAYQTQLKGGLMWLDHTSNKDYGVEFKKATPEQQKVILDAIAYPDKEEPTYEQNFFSLMRNLTVTGYYTSKEGIEDLGYKGNTPNVWDGVPQDVLDKHGKSYPKEWMPKFVDQSKRNIMAEWDDDMNLIT; from the coding sequence ATGGATAGAAGAAAAAGTATAAAATCTATTATTCTTGGCGGTGTAGCCGGTGGTTTAGCTTTAAACGGTTGTAAACCAGGTGTAGATAGTGATACAACTAGTACAGAAGAAGCAGTTGTAGATGAAAAGTATTTTGGACGTACACCAGAAGAAAAAGAGCAAATAGCAAAATTAAATGCAGAACAATTTTTTAATGAACACCAAATGGAAACCCTAGGTGTTTTATGTGCTTTAATTTTACCAGCAAATGAAAAATATGGTAGTGCTACAGATGTTGGTGTTCCAGATTTTATAGAGTTTATGGCTAAAGATATACCTGCATACCAAACACAGCTTAAGGGAGGTTTAATGTGGTTAGACCATACAAGTAATAAAGATTATGGAGTAGAGTTTAAAAAAGCTACACCAGAGCAGCAAAAAGTTATTTTAGATGCTATTGCTTATCCAGATAAAGAAGAGCCAACTTATGAGCAAAACTTCTTTTCTTTAATGCGTAATTTAACTGTTACAGGTTATTATACATCTAAAGAAGGAATAGAAGATCTTGGTTACAAGGGTAATACGCCAAATGTATGGGACGGTGTACCACAAGACGTGTTAGATAAGCACGGAAAATCTTACCCAAAAGAATGGATGCCTAAGTTTGTAGACCAAAGCAAACGTAATATTATGGCAGAATGGGATGATGATATGAATTTAATTACATAA
- a CDS encoding M15 family metallopeptidase, with translation MKPKHLLLLLLICITIACKNNKTTAAINIVTKDTTLIKKDTVVVPPVKQEIKYKSLSGLADTTFVRLADYSGDFAYDLRYATTNNFLKAKVYDCPECYTRVKTAKALLKANKEFVKLGYRIKFFDCYRPNSVQYKMWKIVPNPQYVANPKKGSIHNKGGAVDITLETLDGEEVDMGTDFDFFGKRAYHDNTNLPKEILANRKLLKETMEKYGFWSIRTEWWHYNLSAMSNAKVANFKWDCGE, from the coding sequence ATGAAACCAAAACACTTATTACTATTATTACTAATTTGTATTACTATTGCTTGTAAAAACAATAAAACAACGGCAGCAATTAATATAGTAACTAAAGACACTACGCTAATTAAAAAAGATACTGTTGTAGTACCACCAGTTAAGCAAGAGATTAAATACAAATCTTTATCTGGTTTGGCAGATACCACTTTTGTGCGTTTGGCAGATTATAGTGGCGATTTTGCTTATGATTTACGTTACGCAACAACAAATAACTTTTTAAAAGCTAAGGTGTATGATTGTCCAGAGTGTTATACTCGCGTTAAAACTGCTAAGGCTCTTTTAAAGGCAAATAAAGAATTTGTAAAACTTGGATACCGAATTAAATTTTTTGATTGTTACAGACCAAACTCTGTACAGTATAAAATGTGGAAAATAGTTCCTAATCCGCAATATGTGGCAAATCCTAAAAAGGGATCTATACACAACAAAGGTGGTGCTGTAGATATTACTTTAGAAACTCTAGATGGCGAGGAAGTAGATATGGGAACAGATTTTGATTTTTTTGGAAAAAGAGCTTACCATGACAATACCAATTTACCTAAAGAAATTTTAGCAAACAGAAAGTTACTAAAAGAAACAATGGAAAAATATGGCTTTTGGTCTATACGTACAGAGTGGTGGCATTACAATTTGTCTGCAATGTCTAATGCAAAAGTTGCTAATTTTAAGTGGGACTGTGGTGAGTAA
- a CDS encoding THUMP-like domain-containing protein produces the protein MNTAILHTNVQNFIADNLETDIMSILLKKDIFNNVSNKEIAAQIEAKKKCKDKLPTWFNTPNIYYPNKLNIEQTSSEKTANYKASLVSGNTLIDLTGGLGVDCFFFAKKITTVYHCEISENVSKIATHNFNTLGANNIKTYAVNGLDYLKKSTLFFDWIYIDPSRRNDAKGKVFFLEDCLPNVPEHLDLIFSKADNILIKTSPLLDFSVGIKSLQNVKEIHVVALNNDVKELLWVLKKEYTGDITIKTINLTKTEDALFSFNYTDEKEVALTYSEPQQYIYEPNSAILKAGAFKSVAAHYKLHKLHEHTHLYTSNTLLNFAGRCFKVEKKIAFNKKEIQHLKLIKANITTRNFPESVANIRKKFKIKDGGSTYLFFTTDCNNTKIVLLCSKIQ, from the coding sequence TTGAACACTGCTATTTTACATACCAACGTACAAAATTTTATTGCTGATAATTTAGAAACAGACATTATGTCTATTCTACTTAAAAAAGATATATTTAATAATGTATCCAATAAAGAAATAGCAGCACAAATTGAAGCTAAAAAAAAGTGTAAAGATAAATTACCTACCTGGTTTAACACCCCAAATATTTATTACCCTAACAAGTTAAATATAGAGCAAACCTCATCAGAAAAAACAGCAAATTACAAAGCAAGTTTAGTTAGCGGTAATACTTTAATAGACCTTACCGGAGGACTAGGTGTAGACTGTTTCTTTTTTGCCAAAAAAATTACAACAGTTTACCACTGTGAAATTTCTGAAAACGTATCTAAAATAGCTACACACAACTTTAATACATTAGGCGCTAATAACATAAAAACTTATGCCGTAAACGGACTAGATTACTTAAAAAAATCAACCTTATTTTTTGATTGGATTTACATAGATCCATCTAGAAGAAATGATGCCAAAGGAAAAGTGTTTTTTTTAGAAGATTGCTTACCAAATGTACCAGAACATTTAGATTTAATTTTTAGCAAAGCTGATAATATACTTATAAAAACATCTCCGCTGTTAGATTTTTCAGTTGGAATAAAATCATTACAAAATGTAAAAGAAATACACGTTGTAGCACTTAACAATGACGTAAAAGAATTATTATGGGTTTTAAAAAAAGAATATACTGGAGACATTACCATAAAAACCATTAACCTAACTAAAACTGAAGATGCTCTTTTTTCTTTTAACTATACAGATGAAAAAGAAGTTGCATTAACCTATAGTGAACCTCAACAGTACATTTACGAGCCTAATTCGGCTATTTTAAAAGCAGGAGCTTTTAAATCTGTTGCTGCACATTACAAACTACATAAATTGCATGAACATACACATTTATACACTTCTAACACCTTACTAAATTTTGCAGGCAGATGTTTTAAAGTTGAAAAAAAAATAGCTTTTAACAAAAAAGAAATTCAGCATTTAAAACTAATAAAAGCTAATATTACAACACGTAATTTTCCTGAAAGTGTAGCTAATATTCGTAAAAAGTTTAAAATTAAAGATGGTGGTAGCACCTACCTATTTTTTACAACAGACTGCAATAACACTAAAATTGTATTGCTCTGCAGTAAAATACAATAA